In Nothobranchius furzeri strain GRZ-AD chromosome 18, NfurGRZ-RIMD1, whole genome shotgun sequence, a single genomic region encodes these proteins:
- the LOC107391721 gene encoding potassium channel subfamily K member 16, whose translation MERFQLARVKLSWTALLALAHFTYLLVGATIFQMLEREAESNNRNHFQLEKLNFLANYTCLDGPALEKFVQVILYAWEKGVNPSGNSTNPSNWDFSSSFFFAGTVVTTIGYGNLSPSTVSGQVFCMFYALCGIPLNLAFLKQMGKWLTIHLGQLEKGMVAVVPHKRAVEAATLVLFFITGSLLFLVMPPLLFSYVEGWTFGEGFYFAFITLSTIGFGDYVVGTDPDKEYISLYRSLAGVWIIFALAWLALILNTGARILENVVVLTHPGFKRQEEEEEATSSKLEVTSKI comes from the exons ATGGAGAGGTTCCAGTTGGCTCGGGTCAAACTGAGCTGGACAGCGCTTTTGGCTCTGGCCCACTTCACTTACCTGCTGGTCGGGGCCACCATCTTCCAGATGCTGGAGAGGGAAGCCGAGAGCAACAACCGGAACCACTTCCAGCTGGAGAAGCTGAATTTTTTAGCCAACTACACCTGCCTGGATGGACCTGCTTTGGAGAAGTTTGTTCAG GTGATTTTATACGCCTGGGAAAAGGGGGTCAACCCCTCGGGGAACTCCACCAACCCAAGTAACTGGGATTTCAGCAGCTCTTTTTTCTTCGCAGGCACAGTAGTCACAACTATCG GTTATGGGAATCTCTCCCCCAGCACTGTATCGGGGCAGGTGTTTTGCATGTTTTACGCCCTGTGTGGGATTCCGCTAAACCTGGCATTCCTCAAACAGATGGGCAAGTGGCTCACCATTCACCTGGGGCAGCTGGAGAAGGGGATGGTGGCAGTTGTTCCTCACAAG CGCGCCGTCGAAGCGGCCACACTGGTTTTGTTTTTCATCACGGGCAGCCTGCTCTTTCTGGTCATGCCTCCTCTGCTGTTCAGTTACGTGGAAGGCTGGACATTTGGCGAGGGCTTTTACTTTGCCTTCATTACCCTCAGCACCATTGGTTTTGGAGATTATGTGGTGG GAACCGACCCGGACAAGGAGTACATCTCCCTGTATCGCAGCCTGGCAGGAGTCTGGATCATCTTTGCTCTAGCTTGGCTCGCTCTTATCCTCAACACGGGAGCGAGAATATTGGAAAACGTGGTTGTCTTGACTCATCCGGGGTTTAAGAggcaagaggaagaggaggaagcaaCCTCCAGTAAACTGGAGGTCACATCGAAGATCTGA